A section of the Pseudomonas lini genome encodes:
- a CDS encoding CS1 type fimbrial major subunit, which produces MTRKLIFGLLAVAVSYASHPAFAAREVHEFEVVVTIPTQAFYVIPSDPTWIHREQQLPWSLTASTLGGLRKYFDVKNEAGSIEARLEGRPYLSNGTPAHDIALRVLFNGTLLSEVESIQVVSPTDAAPGKRVLLEIVPMPPADGVYKPGNYFGNVNMIFNAVMPGA; this is translated from the coding sequence ATGACCAGGAAACTGATCTTCGGGTTGTTGGCGGTTGCTGTTTCGTATGCGAGTCATCCGGCGTTTGCCGCCAGGGAAGTGCATGAGTTTGAAGTGGTCGTGACGATCCCGACCCAGGCGTTCTATGTGATTCCCTCGGACCCGACCTGGATCCACCGCGAGCAGCAACTGCCCTGGAGCCTGACCGCGTCGACGCTGGGCGGCTTGCGCAAGTATTTCGACGTGAAGAACGAAGCCGGCTCGATCGAGGCGCGGCTTGAAGGCCGGCCGTATCTGTCCAACGGCACCCCGGCCCATGACATTGCTTTGCGTGTGTTGTTCAACGGCACGTTGTTGAGCGAAGTCGAGAGCATTCAAGTGGTTTCCCCGACCGACGCCGCCCCCGGCAAACGCGTCTTGCTGGAAATTGTCCCGATGCCGCCGGCCGATGGGGTTTACAAGCCCGGCAATTACTTTGGCAACGTCAACATGATCTTCAACGCGGTCATGCCCGGTGCTTGA
- a CDS encoding molecular chaperone, whose amino-acid sequence MKRLLALFGFCLFAQTAHTTPSINIGTVYDYLDGDKSTFLKRVFNGGDSTAFVKVNILEILYDTDGKSQEVPLKTSTDGSARDGLMASPARLIVPANGMQGTRLLFMGERDKERYFRVRFVPVVPEKEDEFAVSSEEREDYKKTLSAGVNVLAGYGAVFFVRPKQTRFDSAIENGAGTYRIRNNGNTVVVIDEFKDCSVKNEQDCQPTTKHHILAGRTFTFEKQAGRHYQFTMVEGANSKKLDVKG is encoded by the coding sequence ATGAAACGCCTGCTGGCACTGTTTGGTTTTTGTCTGTTTGCTCAGACCGCACACACAACGCCGAGTATCAATATCGGCACCGTCTACGACTATCTGGACGGCGACAAAAGTACCTTTTTGAAACGGGTTTTCAATGGCGGCGACAGCACTGCCTTCGTCAAGGTCAACATTCTCGAGATCCTCTATGACACCGACGGCAAATCGCAGGAAGTGCCGCTCAAGACCAGCACGGACGGCAGCGCCCGCGATGGCTTGATGGCCAGCCCGGCTCGACTGATCGTCCCGGCCAATGGCATGCAGGGTACGCGATTGCTGTTCATGGGGGAGCGCGACAAAGAACGTTATTTCCGCGTGCGTTTTGTCCCGGTAGTGCCCGAAAAAGAAGACGAGTTCGCCGTCTCCAGCGAAGAGCGTGAGGACTATAAGAAAACCCTCTCCGCCGGGGTCAATGTGCTGGCGGGTTATGGCGCGGTTTTTTTCGTACGGCCCAAGCAGACACGTTTTGACAGCGCGATCGAAAACGGCGCCGGCACCTACCGGATCCGCAACAACGGCAACACGGTCGTGGTGATCGATGAGTTCAAGGATTGCTCGGTAAAAAACGAGCAGGACTGCCAGCCGACCACCAAGCATCACATTCTCGCCGGTCGTACGTTTACTTTCGAGAAACAGGCCGGGCGCCACTATCAGTTCACGATGGTGGAAGGTGCAAACAGCAAAAAACTCGATGTGAAGGGTTGA
- a CDS encoding TcfC E-set like domain-containing protein, producing the protein MFPMTPIATALALFFCTTALAAPAENAHTPRSLLAQAKGLPTEFEEHFFDVPLAVRVELDQQFLGEAMVVLTRDDRITLVDFADVGDSTIKASERDIWSNYLKQGVALGGCPTKCPEQLLAVHYSLENSLVSILTENAERDDQAQRYYTLPEGGSTGLIVRNQLNLNGGQNQDLGGRYGLEASSSLGLWTQAVNVQLSRLGGVDNQLYHSVNELYTQRELEGSFLRLGLFTPASEGLTRQPRTFGTSPDTALGVMYGSSDSLAINNPKAAVYPIYVTANRQGSVEIYRDGLLINTQPVPAGLQTLDTRPLPGGIYEVEVRLIEDGQITSSTQELVYKPSNWRNHDERWRYNLFAGRESKVLSNWDEQDDGDMTAGAAFNFLVHPRVILGLSGRQVRDALQYGTSVDWAIVNNASLYANVYKTEDYGTGLDIQGLYSYGAGSIVASHNRSWLDTTRLYDTLPDGTRVRQRNVFVGQTSNSSLSINHRLTSKSSVNARVSHSEGNTEGTGVDLGWTQRTQLFGSDANWRLSLFDRPGSFSSGDDRNRGVDLSVNIALGGPGEQISGSIGSRTAREGGRDNNASISYRKVLQDHVLQSVSATAITDTYGIGLNAMATMQSDLVNGDGFIQRSSYNNDLTGGLNLDSTVAVGGQKMVMTSQYHRNGAGMIIDVESDIADIALRADDLSGGSAVLKPGRNFVPITAYKSSSVSFDFEGNHVPAATIQPARSSYHLNKGGVEYRQVKVMKTLTVLGRLIDPQGNPLKGHHIINHASRGVSEVDGFFSMEMNAGSPTLEVRHGNQLLCQFRLDTSSGRTENNVLMIGDLRCTPDTLADATFRTPTAG; encoded by the coding sequence ATGTTCCCGATGACTCCCATCGCGACGGCGCTTGCCCTTTTTTTCTGCACAACGGCTCTCGCCGCGCCAGCGGAAAATGCTCACACACCGCGAAGTTTGCTGGCCCAGGCCAAGGGTTTGCCGACTGAGTTCGAAGAGCACTTCTTTGATGTGCCGCTGGCGGTACGAGTGGAACTTGACCAACAATTTCTCGGTGAGGCGATGGTGGTGTTAACCCGCGACGATCGTATCACCCTCGTTGACTTCGCCGATGTCGGCGACAGCACGATAAAAGCCAGTGAACGAGACATCTGGTCTAACTATTTGAAACAAGGGGTAGCGCTCGGCGGCTGCCCGACGAAATGCCCCGAACAGTTACTGGCCGTGCACTACAGCCTTGAAAATTCGCTGGTGTCGATTCTCACGGAAAACGCCGAACGCGACGATCAGGCACAGCGTTACTACACGTTGCCCGAAGGTGGCAGCACCGGTTTGATCGTGCGCAATCAACTGAACCTCAATGGTGGTCAGAATCAGGATCTGGGTGGGCGTTATGGTTTGGAGGCCAGCAGCAGCCTGGGCCTCTGGACGCAAGCAGTCAACGTGCAGCTTTCCCGACTGGGCGGCGTAGACAACCAGCTCTACCACTCCGTGAATGAGCTTTATACCCAGCGTGAACTGGAAGGCAGTTTTCTGCGGCTGGGCTTGTTCACTCCCGCTTCCGAAGGCCTGACGCGCCAGCCGCGCACCTTCGGCACCAGCCCCGACACGGCCTTGGGCGTGATGTATGGCAGCTCCGACAGCCTGGCGATCAACAATCCGAAAGCGGCGGTCTATCCGATCTATGTCACCGCCAATCGCCAGGGCTCGGTGGAGATCTACCGCGACGGTTTGCTGATCAATACCCAGCCGGTGCCCGCCGGATTACAGACTCTGGATACCCGACCGCTGCCGGGCGGGATCTATGAGGTGGAAGTGCGTCTGATCGAAGACGGCCAGATCACCTCCAGCACGCAGGAACTGGTGTACAAGCCCAGCAATTGGCGCAATCACGACGAGCGCTGGCGCTACAACCTGTTCGCCGGCCGTGAATCCAAAGTGCTGAGCAATTGGGATGAACAGGACGACGGCGACATGACCGCCGGTGCAGCCTTCAACTTTCTGGTGCATCCAAGGGTCATCCTGGGCTTGAGCGGGCGGCAGGTACGCGATGCCTTGCAATACGGCACTTCGGTCGATTGGGCGATCGTCAACAATGCCAGTTTGTATGCCAACGTCTACAAAACCGAAGACTACGGCACCGGGCTCGACATCCAGGGGCTGTATTCCTATGGCGCTGGCTCCATTGTCGCCAGCCATAACCGCAGCTGGCTCGATACCACCCGGCTCTATGACACCCTGCCGGATGGCACACGAGTGCGTCAGCGCAACGTGTTTGTCGGGCAGACCAGTAACTCTTCCTTATCGATCAATCATCGGCTGACCAGCAAAAGTTCGGTCAATGCCCGGGTGTCCCACAGCGAAGGCAACACTGAAGGCACGGGCGTGGATCTGGGATGGACCCAGCGCACCCAATTGTTTGGCAGTGATGCCAACTGGCGGCTGTCATTGTTCGATCGACCGGGCAGCTTCAGCTCGGGTGACGACCGCAATCGTGGCGTCGATTTGAGCGTCAACATTGCCTTGGGCGGCCCCGGTGAACAGATCTCCGGCAGCATCGGCTCGCGAACCGCGCGCGAGGGCGGCCGCGATAACAACGCCTCGATCAGCTACCGCAAAGTGCTGCAGGACCATGTGCTGCAAAGTGTCTCGGCCACCGCCATCACCGATACCTATGGCATCGGCTTGAACGCGATGGCGACGATGCAATCGGACCTGGTCAATGGCGACGGGTTTATCCAGCGTTCGTCCTACAACAACGACCTTACGGGCGGTCTGAACCTGGACAGCACCGTGGCCGTTGGCGGCCAGAAAATGGTCATGACCAGCCAGTACCACCGCAACGGCGCCGGCATGATCATCGATGTGGAATCGGATATCGCGGACATCGCCCTGCGCGCCGACGATTTGAGCGGTGGCAGTGCGGTACTCAAGCCCGGGCGCAACTTTGTGCCGATCACCGCCTATAAAAGCAGCTCCGTCAGTTTCGACTTCGAGGGCAACCATGTCCCCGCCGCAACCATCCAGCCGGCCCGTTCCAGTTATCACCTGAACAAGGGCGGCGTTGAATATCGCCAGGTGAAAGTGATGAAAACCCTCACCGTGCTCGGGCGTCTGATCGACCCTCAGGGCAACCCGCTCAAGGGCCATCACATCATCAACCACGCCAGTCGCGGGGTAAGTGAAGTGGACGGGTTCTTCTCCATGGAAATGAACGCCGGTTCACCGACGCTGGAAGTGCGCCACGGTAATCAGCTGTTGTGCCAGTTCCGCCTCGATACGAGCAGCGGGCGCACGGAAAACAACGTGTTGATGATCGGGGATTTGCGCTGCACGCCGGATACGTTGGCGGATGCAACTTTCAGGACTCCGACGGCGGGTTGA
- a CDS encoding CS1 type fimbrial major subunit: MFKKFAIAVPMTLLALSSSVAFAVENEARTTINISATIPTQVFHAQPVNPDFGKNEKMAYNLVAGTLDPIRATYDIRHTNGWVNAYVEGGPQPLFNGNNNIALTYTFNGVTLTGVSQEVVGDTESNGGMRADLVIAAAKPTAAQTGLYTATPVVVFDAIPRVTQ; encoded by the coding sequence ATGTTCAAGAAGTTTGCAATCGCCGTTCCGATGACCCTCCTGGCCCTCAGTTCTTCGGTGGCGTTCGCTGTGGAAAATGAAGCGCGAACAACCATCAATATCAGCGCCACTATCCCAACCCAGGTATTCCACGCCCAACCGGTGAATCCTGACTTCGGTAAAAATGAAAAAATGGCCTACAACCTGGTAGCAGGCACCTTGGATCCGATACGTGCGACTTACGATATCCGGCACACTAACGGTTGGGTCAATGCCTATGTTGAAGGTGGTCCGCAACCCCTGTTCAACGGTAACAACAACATCGCGCTGACCTACACCTTCAACGGTGTCACCCTGACCGGCGTTTCACAAGAAGTGGTCGGCGATACCGAGTCCAACGGCGGCATGCGGGCCGATCTGGTGATTGCCGCCGCTAAACCGACCGCCGCTCAGACGGGGCTTTACACTGCCACTCCGGTTGTGGTCTTCGATGCCATTCCTCGTGTTACCCAGTAA
- a CDS encoding PadR family transcriptional regulator has protein sequence MRDHHSPHREHGDGRDGFEKRPGRERGSRGPRVFAPGDLKLLLLALIAEQPCHGYDMIRQIESMFDGAYSPSPGVIYPTLTFLEESEMILGDAEGGKKRYSITDAGRLSLSEQAIALDGVRMRIEVSKRSLRGHDRPAEIHEAVHNLRHALQMHHGRWSPEEILRVRDLLNNTAKAIVDGPAVPPVQENAE, from the coding sequence ATGAGAGACCATCATTCCCCCCACCGCGAACACGGCGATGGCCGTGACGGCTTCGAAAAACGCCCCGGCCGCGAACGGGGCAGTCGCGGGCCACGGGTGTTCGCCCCTGGCGACCTGAAATTGCTATTGCTGGCGTTGATCGCCGAACAGCCCTGCCATGGCTACGACATGATCCGCCAGATCGAAAGCATGTTCGACGGCGCCTACAGCCCCAGTCCCGGCGTGATCTACCCGACCCTGACCTTCCTTGAAGAAAGCGAAATGATTCTGGGCGATGCCGAGGGCGGAAAAAAACGCTACAGCATCACCGACGCCGGACGTCTGTCTTTAAGTGAACAAGCGATTGCCCTGGACGGCGTGCGCATGCGCATCGAAGTCAGCAAGCGCTCGTTGCGCGGCCATGACCGCCCCGCCGAAATTCACGAAGCAGTGCACAACCTGCGCCACGCCTTGCAAATGCACCATGGTCGCTGGAGCCCGGAAGAAATTTTGCGGGTACGCGACCTGCTCAACAACACGGCCAAAGCCATCGTCGACGGCCCCGCCGTTCCACCCGTTCAGGAGAACGCCGAATGA
- a CDS encoding siderophore-interacting protein: MTDVIVPSQSIHRVSHEIKRRRLEVLRVVDLTPRMRRITLGGPELEGFVSLGTDDHVKLLFPQNAAEHTALETLVLGAGKDNGPMPAMRDYTPRRYDRNTLELDIDFVLHGDGPASTWAEQAKPGQFLHIGGPRGSMIVPDIFDSYLLIGDETALPAIARRLEGLAANRRALVIVEVENGAEQQRLESAAQVDVIWVLREGGRNNLLTTVQQIKVPDGNLYAWVATESKVSRQVRRVLLDEHGLNEQFVKAVGYWRLDDSDEE, encoded by the coding sequence ATGACCGACGTTATCGTGCCATCCCAATCCATTCACCGTGTCAGCCACGAGATCAAGCGCCGTCGTCTGGAAGTATTGCGAGTGGTCGACCTGACCCCGCGTATGCGCAGGATTACGTTGGGCGGTCCTGAGCTTGAAGGCTTCGTCAGCCTCGGAACGGACGACCACGTCAAACTGCTGTTCCCGCAAAACGCTGCGGAACACACGGCGCTGGAAACCCTGGTACTCGGTGCCGGCAAGGACAACGGGCCGATGCCCGCGATGCGCGACTACACACCTCGTCGTTACGACCGGAACACGCTGGAGCTGGACATCGACTTCGTGCTGCACGGCGATGGCCCTGCCTCGACCTGGGCCGAGCAGGCCAAACCCGGCCAGTTCCTGCACATCGGCGGGCCGCGGGGCTCGATGATCGTGCCGGACATCTTCGACAGCTATTTGCTGATCGGCGACGAAACCGCCCTGCCCGCCATCGCCCGCCGTCTTGAAGGCCTGGCCGCCAATCGGCGTGCACTGGTGATTGTGGAAGTGGAAAACGGCGCCGAACAGCAACGTTTGGAAAGCGCAGCCCAGGTCGATGTGATTTGGGTGCTGCGTGAAGGTGGCAGGAATAACCTGCTGACCACCGTGCAACAGATCAAGGTGCCCGATGGCAATCTGTATGCGTGGGTGGCGACTGAGTCCAAGGTGTCGCGGCAGGTCCGCCGGGTGTTGCTCGATGAGCATGGTCTGAACGAGCAATTTGTGAAGGCTGTCGGTTACTGGCGACTGGATGATAGTGACGAGGAATGA
- a CDS encoding Pr6Pr family membrane protein, whose product MVIPSTPGSAARRRCVAVAAVLGWAGLSIQMYLILYSRWSVAASLLGGLVSFFSFFTVLTNTLVAVVLTCELTSRESAARRWFLQPWVSSGVAVSIAVVGVAYSLLLRHLWHPEGWQWLADELMHDVMPLLFLVYWWFCVPKGTLRLKHIALWVIYPLVYFGYALWRGHLLAVYPYPFIDVDKLGYPQVFINAGGLLVGFVLVALLVIGLDRWRTGRK is encoded by the coding sequence GTGGTCATACCCTCGACGCCAGGTTCTGCCGCGAGGCGTCGTTGTGTTGCCGTGGCTGCGGTTTTGGGCTGGGCGGGTTTGAGCATTCAGATGTACCTGATTCTCTACTCACGCTGGAGTGTTGCAGCCAGTCTGCTGGGTGGCCTGGTGAGTTTTTTCAGCTTTTTCACCGTGCTGACCAATACGCTGGTGGCGGTGGTGCTGACCTGTGAACTGACGTCCCGCGAGTCTGCGGCGCGGCGCTGGTTTTTGCAGCCGTGGGTGAGCAGTGGAGTCGCGGTGAGCATCGCCGTGGTCGGTGTGGCGTACAGCCTGTTGTTGCGCCATTTGTGGCACCCCGAAGGCTGGCAATGGCTGGCCGATGAGCTGATGCATGACGTCATGCCGCTGCTGTTTCTGGTTTATTGGTGGTTCTGTGTGCCCAAAGGCACGTTGCGGCTGAAGCACATTGCGCTGTGGGTGATCTATCCGCTTGTGTACTTCGGCTATGCGTTATGGCGCGGGCATCTGCTGGCGGTTTATCCGTATCCGTTCATTGATGTGGACAAGCTGGGTTATCCACAGGTGTTCATCAATGCCGGCGGGTTGTTGGTGGGGTTTGTGCTGGTTGCGCTGCTGGTGATTGGATTGGATCGGTGGCGCACAGGTCGCAAGTGA
- a CDS encoding VF530 family DNA-binding protein, giving the protein MTEQNTNPLHGVTLEQILNALVEHYEWSGLAERIDIRCFKSDPSIKSSLTFLRKTPWAREKVERLYVKLMRTKRPV; this is encoded by the coding sequence ATGACCGAACAGAACACCAACCCGCTGCATGGCGTAACGCTGGAACAGATCCTCAACGCCTTGGTTGAACACTACGAATGGTCGGGGCTGGCCGAGCGTATCGATATCCGCTGCTTCAAGAGTGACCCGAGCATCAAGTCGAGCCTGACATTCCTGCGCAAAACCCCATGGGCGCGGGAGAAGGTCGAACGCCTGTACGTGAAGTTGATGCGCACCAAGCGACCGGTCTGA
- a CDS encoding PLP-dependent aminotransferase family protein, with translation MWVPQLNEFGQPMYLSIADALARDISNGVLNEGDRLPTLRELATTLNVTPGTISRAYSEAQRRRLVQGEVGRGTYVLNQKQLELPASNNAAPLNLGQSELLDLSIIKPYSETLEYWLRDALVGMAKSTDFARALDYAPDGGHPAHREAGAQWLRHSLPDAQWQQVVITAGAQHGLMVAMSALTNAGDLVLCEALCYPGIISLAHGLERRLRGVPMDDEGIIPEALRELCQREKPAMLVCVATCQNPTTAIMSQKRRAQIAALAEEFDFIILDDDIYGFLATDPSIKPLSAFAPDRSVYLTSLSKSIMPALRIGYLYSPPKLLSRLTSMVRSSVWMPSPLTAQLASNVITQGLDKKLIRIQRNEAAGRQAIAQEIFANFELKTQPYSYHIWLTLPEPWTSDEFTMLARANGVLVLSGTQFQAERSAMTRCVRLVLMSPTSQDELRFALTKLASLIDSDPRRYY, from the coding sequence ATGTGGGTTCCTCAGCTAAACGAGTTCGGCCAGCCGATGTATTTGTCGATTGCCGACGCGTTGGCGCGCGATATCAGCAATGGCGTGTTGAACGAAGGTGATCGTCTGCCGACCTTGCGGGAACTGGCCACCACGCTGAATGTCACGCCGGGTACCATCAGCCGGGCCTATAGCGAAGCCCAACGGCGGCGTCTGGTGCAGGGGGAAGTGGGGCGTGGCACTTATGTGCTCAACCAGAAGCAACTGGAGTTGCCGGCCAGCAACAATGCCGCCCCGCTGAATCTGGGGCAGTCCGAATTATTGGATCTTTCGATCATCAAGCCTTACAGCGAAACCCTGGAATACTGGTTGCGCGACGCATTGGTGGGCATGGCCAAGAGCACGGATTTTGCCCGTGCCCTCGATTACGCCCCCGATGGCGGGCACCCGGCTCATCGCGAGGCGGGTGCGCAATGGCTGCGCCATTCATTGCCCGATGCGCAATGGCAGCAAGTGGTGATCACCGCAGGCGCGCAGCATGGTTTGATGGTCGCGATGAGTGCGCTGACCAACGCCGGTGATCTGGTGCTCTGCGAGGCGCTTTGTTACCCCGGCATCATTTCCCTGGCCCATGGTCTGGAACGACGTCTGCGTGGCGTGCCAATGGACGATGAAGGCATCATTCCCGAAGCGCTGCGCGAACTGTGCCAACGTGAGAAACCGGCGATGCTGGTCTGTGTGGCGACTTGCCAGAACCCGACGACCGCGATCATGTCGCAAAAGCGGCGGGCGCAAATCGCGGCGTTGGCCGAAGAGTTCGACTTCATCATCCTGGACGATGACATCTACGGTTTTCTGGCCACCGACCCGTCGATCAAACCGCTGTCGGCGTTCGCGCCGGATCGTTCGGTGTACCTCACCAGTCTGTCGAAGTCGATCATGCCGGCCTTGCGGATCGGCTATCTCTATAGCCCGCCGAAACTGTTGTCGCGCCTGACCTCGATGGTGCGCAGCAGTGTCTGGATGCCGTCGCCGTTGACCGCCCAGTTGGCCAGCAACGTGATCACGCAGGGGTTGGATAAGAAGCTGATCCGTATTCAGCGCAACGAAGCCGCCGGGCGGCAGGCGATCGCTCAGGAAATATTCGCCAATTTCGAACTCAAGACCCAGCCGTACTCCTACCACATCTGGTTGACGCTGCCCGAGCCTTGGACCAGCGACGAATTCACCATGCTGGCCCGTGCCAATGGCGTGTTGGTCCTCAGTGGTACCCAGTTCCAGGCCGAACGTAGCGCAATGACCCGCTGCGTGCGTTTGGTATTGATGTCGCCCACCAGTCAGGACGAATTGAGATTTGCCCTGACCAAGCTGGCCAGCCTGATCGATTCGGACCCGCGACGTTATTACTGA
- a CDS encoding benzoate/H(+) symporter BenE family transporter, producing the protein MDTLRKDLSLSAIIAGFIAVIISYAGPLIIVFQAAREAHLPDDQVSSWIWAISIGSGVTGLLLSWRLRVPVITAWSTPGAALLVSMLPTVSLPQAIGAYVVASVIIAVIGLSGAFDKLMSRLPKAIAAAMLAGILFRFGAELFTSIKLQPALVLSMIAAYLIFKRFSPRYAILSVLIVGCAVAASFGELNSGSISIDVAHPIFIAPQWSWHAIINIGLPLALVTLTGQYVPGMAVMRTSGYNTPARSIISVTAIGSILMAPFGSHGLNLAAITAAICTGREAHEDRDKRYIAGIACGVFYILMGTFGATLASVFSALPKELIASLAGLALFGAISAGLTGAMADEKQREAALITFLVTASGMSFLGLAAAFWGLIFGLVAHFVLTCTRQSKATAVTEGSRP; encoded by the coding sequence ATGGACACACTCAGAAAGGATCTATCCCTGTCAGCGATCATCGCAGGCTTCATCGCCGTGATCATTTCCTATGCCGGCCCGCTGATCATCGTGTTTCAGGCGGCTCGGGAAGCGCACTTGCCCGATGATCAGGTGTCGTCCTGGATCTGGGCCATTTCCATCGGCAGCGGCGTGACCGGCCTGTTGTTGAGCTGGCGTCTGCGGGTTCCGGTGATTACGGCTTGGTCGACACCGGGCGCTGCGTTGCTGGTGTCGATGTTGCCCACGGTCTCCCTGCCCCAGGCCATCGGCGCCTATGTGGTGGCTTCGGTGATTATCGCGGTGATCGGCCTGTCCGGCGCGTTCGATAAACTGATGAGCCGCCTGCCCAAAGCCATCGCCGCCGCCATGCTCGCCGGCATCCTGTTTCGTTTCGGCGCCGAACTCTTCACCTCGATCAAGCTGCAGCCGGCGCTGGTGCTGTCGATGATCGCGGCGTACCTGATCTTCAAACGCTTTTCACCGCGCTACGCCATTCTGTCGGTATTGATTGTCGGCTGCGCCGTGGCGGCCTCGTTCGGTGAACTCAACAGCGGATCAATCAGCATTGATGTCGCCCACCCGATTTTCATTGCCCCGCAGTGGAGTTGGCACGCGATCATCAATATCGGCCTGCCGCTGGCCCTGGTCACCCTGACCGGGCAATACGTGCCGGGCATGGCGGTGATGCGCACCTCAGGCTACAACACACCGGCGCGCTCGATTATTTCGGTCACGGCCATCGGTTCGATTTTGATGGCGCCATTCGGCTCCCATGGTCTCAATCTCGCGGCCATCACCGCCGCGATCTGCACCGGCCGCGAAGCCCATGAAGATCGCGACAAGCGTTACATCGCCGGGATCGCCTGCGGGGTGTTCTACATTCTGATGGGCACCTTCGGCGCGACCCTGGCGTCGGTGTTTTCTGCCTTGCCCAAAGAGCTGATTGCCTCCCTCGCCGGCCTGGCCCTGTTCGGGGCGATCAGCGCCGGGCTGACCGGCGCCATGGCTGACGAGAAGCAACGTGAAGCGGCGCTGATCACCTTCCTGGTCACCGCCTCGGGCATGAGTTTCCTGGGGCTGGCCGCTGCATTCTGGGGGCTGATCTTCGGACTCGTGGCGCATTTCGTACTGACCTGCACCAGGCAAAGCAAAGCCACCGCCGTCACCGAGGGCAGCCGACCATGA
- the glyA gene encoding serine hydroxymethyltransferase, with product MSLHNFDPVIARLISRERNRQETHLELIASENYVSEEVLEAQGSVLTNKYAEGYPGKRYYGGCKVVDEIESLAIERACKLFGCDYANVQPHSGSQANQAVFLAVLNPGDTLLGMSLAHGGHLTHGASVNFSGKFYTAHTYGLEKSSETLDYAQMEALAREHRPKMIIAGASAYSRTIDFQRFRNICDEIGAYLMVDMAHYAGLVAAGLYPSPVGIADFVTSTTHKTLRGPRGGLILAKREYAALLDKTIFPVYQGGPLMHVIAAKAVAFNEALGDEFKHYQQRVIDNARTMADILTRRGLRVVSGGTDCHMFLLDLRAMNITGKEAEALLESAHITLNKNAIPDDPQKPAITSGIRIGTPALTTRGFGEAECAEVANLIADLLEQPTNAVLLEKVRRRVMHLCECFPVYLLT from the coding sequence ATGAGCCTGCACAATTTCGACCCTGTCATCGCCCGCCTGATCAGCCGTGAACGCAACCGTCAGGAAACCCACCTGGAGCTGATCGCTTCGGAAAACTACGTCAGCGAAGAAGTGCTGGAAGCCCAGGGTTCGGTTCTGACCAACAAGTACGCCGAAGGCTACCCGGGCAAGCGCTATTACGGTGGCTGTAAAGTGGTCGACGAAATTGAAAGCCTCGCCATCGAACGCGCCTGCAAACTGTTTGGATGCGACTACGCCAACGTCCAGCCGCACTCTGGCTCGCAAGCCAATCAGGCGGTGTTTCTTGCGGTGCTCAACCCCGGTGACACCCTCTTGGGCATGTCCCTGGCCCATGGCGGGCACCTGACCCATGGCGCCTCGGTGAACTTCTCCGGCAAGTTCTACACCGCGCACACTTACGGTCTGGAAAAATCCAGCGAAACCCTCGACTACGCCCAGATGGAAGCCCTGGCCCGGGAACACCGACCGAAGATGATCATTGCGGGTGCCTCGGCGTATTCCAGGACCATCGACTTCCAGCGTTTTCGCAACATCTGCGATGAAATCGGGGCCTACCTGATGGTCGACATGGCGCACTACGCCGGGCTGGTCGCAGCCGGCCTGTACCCCTCGCCGGTTGGCATCGCCGACTTCGTCACGTCGACCACGCACAAAACCCTGCGCGGCCCTCGGGGTGGCCTGATTTTGGCCAAACGCGAATACGCGGCGCTGCTCGACAAGACGATATTCCCGGTTTATCAGGGCGGGCCTCTGATGCACGTCATCGCCGCCAAGGCCGTGGCGTTCAACGAAGCCCTCGGTGATGAGTTCAAGCACTATCAGCAACGCGTCATCGACAACGCCAGGACCATGGCGGACATCCTTACGCGGCGAGGCCTGCGGGTGGTGTCAGGGGGCACCGACTGCCACATGTTCCTGCTCGATCTGCGCGCGATGAACATCACCGGCAAAGAGGCCGAGGCGTTGCTTGAAAGTGCCCACATCACCTTGAACAAGAACGCGATTCCCGACGATCCGCAAAAACCTGCGATCACCAGCGGCATTCGCATTGGCACACCTGCCCTGACCACACGGGGCTTCGGTGAAGCCGAATGCGCCGAAGTGGCCAACCTGATTGCCGATCTGCTTGAGCAACCGACCAATGCGGTACTGCTGGAAAAAGTCCGCCGACGGGTGATGCATTTGTGTGAATGCTTTCCGGTCTATCTATTGACTTGA